GGGCTGCTAGCAAAGACTCTGGAGTCAGCTCTTGATCAGTCGTGGATTCACTTTGAAGTGCGCCACTATTCTGCAAAATATTGGAGTCCTTGAATAAATCATTCCCTCCGATCGAGAGCAGAATGACATTCGCCATATGCAGCGCGTAATCTATACCATCTTCATCCAGCTTGCTTTGCAGTCCTGCAGTTGTTAAACCATTAATTCCCATATTACCCAGTAAATCAACTTCGACACCTTTAGCGGATAAACCACTAACCGTACGCTTAACAAATCCTTCTCCGGTGTTATCACCAGTTCCCTTGGCTAGCGAATCTCCGAGAGCAACAACTTTGAGCTTCTTAACCGTCTCCGTCACTGGAGCGGCTGTTTGCTGAGGTAAGTTGGTCCCTGACGCTTCTCCAACCGGATAGATGATGTCTCTGACCGCATAAACTAAACCTACAATTAGAATTATTGTTGTTACTATGGAAATCAGGCTGACCGTGCGCCATGTCCACTTTGAATCATTCAAAGCCATCCCTCCGTGTGCCGTTCTATTATGTATTGTTCCACATTTTACAAAGATCTTAACTATGTACATAAACATAAATCTTCCATACCGGTTTTGCAAATGTCTAAAATAGAAATAAATCCAGCTAATCCGCTTATTTAACCCGAATCTGAATACGAAAATTCTCAAAAAAATTTAGCGATTAAAGTTTTGGTACAAAAAAACGTTCCCCGATTTTCATCGGAGAACGTTTGATTCCAGCAACTTTTTTCAATTATTTACCAATAAATTCTTGAACCCAATAGTTATTGTCATACCCTACACCGATATAATTGAAGTTAGCATTCAAAATATTAGCCTTGTGACCAGGACTATTCATCCATGCTTTCATTACTTCTTCTGGTGTTTTTTGACCCATGGCGATGTTCTCGCCTGCAGCGTTATAAGTGATCCCAAAGGATTTCATCATATCGAATGGTGAACCATACGTAGGTGAAGTATGTGAAAAATAGTTATTAGTACGCATATCCGTAGCTTTTGTAGCTGCTACTTTATGAAGGCTGTCCAACCCAGAAACAGGCTTCAAACCAGCTGCTGCACGCTCTTTATTTACCAGCGTTACGATCTGTTGAACATAAGTTCCTTTATTGCTCGCAGCACCTGTAGTAGGTGTAGTTTCTGTAGGTTTAGTTACAGGTTTAGTTACAGTAGTCGTATCCGAAGGCTTAGTTACAGGCTTGGTTACAGTAGTTGTATCCGAAGGCTTAGTAACCGGAGTTCCGGTAGATGTATCTTTATTTGGAACCGTTCCTGTTTGAGGCTTGGACACCACGATTGTGCTATTAAAAATAGGGAATCCCTGTAGGTTAGCTTGTTTTAAATATTGTAAAACTTGCTCATAGCTAGTACCTGATTTAATTACTGTTACCTCAGTTGAGGCCGCATTCGCTTCGAGTGGAAGAGAAATACTAAGTGCCATAACAGCTGCTACACTACCACCAATAATTGCTCTTAATCTCTTGTTCTTCATTCTGCCATCTCCTCTTTCTTGTGTGTACTATATGCTTCTGCTTAGAGTGACCAGCTACAAATGTTACAAAGTTGTAATTTGTTCCTCAGTCATTGTAGCATAAATCTATCAGCTGTGCTCTTCTAATTTTTAACATTTACTAGTCTTGATTGTAAGTTTCCTGAGCATGAATTGCATTCGATATTGGCGTTAAAAAGCAAAAAAAGTCGCCATTCTCGAAAGAATAGCAACTTCTATGTGCTAATAGATAAAAAGTAACTAGTGAAACGACTGCCAAAATTCTCCCTCAGTAGAGATAAGTCCCATAATTTCTGCATAAGGAATACGGAAAGTAGGAAAACCCGCAGAATAAGGAGCAATCTCATAAGGTGCGAAATAAAGATATAACGCTTCATTATCTACAAAGAAAGGCTGATCTGAGGTAATTCCTTTATACGTATCCGGAAAAACATAGGAGTACTCAGGATCATTCTCAATCTGCTTACCTACGATTTTACTGAGCTTCTCCACGTATCTACTTCCTGGCTTGAACAAATCACCTAGCTTATAGAACCTTCCGTTACGTACGTTAGTATGTGTATAGATTTTGGTAGGCATGCCGTGGGCTGCTCCAAAAGGATAACGGTATCCCGTTAACTCCAGCACTAGAAGGTTTTTGCGGAAAAAGGACACTGAAAAATCACCATTATAACTGAAATCCTGTGTTGCTCCGTTACTACCTGGGTCTTCGACTAGTGAAAGCTTCCGTAATTTATCATTAACCTCTCTAGAAACTTCCGCGCTTGCAATTCCTTCAACAACCGGATAGTAAACCAGATAATCCCTGTTCGGTTTGTACTTCTTCTCGACTACGGAATATGGAGGTCTCAGTGGGATGACTCCATTTTGCCTCCAAATCTGCTTCCCTTGACGATCATAATATGCTGTACGTTGATCTATATCTGCTCTAATTAGGCGTCCACTGAGGGTAAGTGTTCCCGTCCCTTGAATAACTGGAGGCTGAGCTGCTCTTTTTCCAGTTCGATCTATAAAAAAAGTCTCCTTAGCATCATATACAGATGCCAGTCCGTCCTGATAATTATTCACACCAAGCAGGGTATGATTGCTCAGAATTGCTCCTGTCTCTGCATCAGCGATAATGTAACGTGAGCCTCGATAAGGTTGACTAGGGAATATTGGTGTTCCTATAGCTGCTCTACCTTCACCAAGCTGCAGGACTTCATAATATTTCGCGGGGATAATCATTTTTCCTTGTTTATCAATCAGCCCGTAGGCGTTGCCATAGTTCTCAGCGGTATTCACCACTGCACGCCCCTCAGAGAAAGGTAAGGCAGAAGTAAATTGTGGCTGAATAGCTACTGTTCCATCCGTGTTTAAATAGCCGTACTTACCGTTCTCAGTCTCTTGATAGGAGAGCAGCCCATCACCCGGACTCCCTACGAATGGATGATTGTACGTATAGAGAACCTTC
This genomic stretch from Paenibacillus sp. FSL H7-0737 harbors:
- a CDS encoding GDSL-type esterase/lipase family protein, with the translated sequence MALNDSKWTWRTVSLISIVTTIILIVGLVYAVRDIIYPVGEASGTNLPQQTAAPVTETVKKLKVVALGDSLAKGTGDNTGEGFVKRTVSGLSAKGVEVDLLGNMGINGLTTAGLQSKLDEDGIDYALHMANVILLSIGGNDLFKDSNILQNSGALQSESTTDQELTPESLLAALPEAVERLGKILEKITEINPNAQIYYMGLYNPFGDIPDLLVPGNQAVAKWNNAAMDIINKHSNMTLVPTFDLFNKHLDKYLSTDHFHPNGDGYQRIGERFIQAIH
- a CDS encoding CAP domain-containing protein, with the protein product MKNKRLRAIIGGSVAAVMALSISLPLEANAASTEVTVIKSGTSYEQVLQYLKQANLQGFPIFNSTIVVSKPQTGTVPNKDTSTGTPVTKPSDTTTVTKPVTKPSDTTTVTKPVTKPTETTPTTGAASNKGTYVQQIVTLVNKERAAAGLKPVSGLDSLHKVAATKATDMRTNNYFSHTSPTYGSPFDMMKSFGITYNAAGENIAMGQKTPEEVMKAWMNSPGHKANILNANFNYIGVGYDNNYWVQEFIGK
- a CDS encoding WG repeat-containing protein, with the translated sequence MLRIRLNELGKGNDNGPLQADVWRWDGIGWNEYITQQEEDFIRTEEELFVTIPAEAGLYRVDYSNKPYETPYVLPEWVDDELRNTGLHPAPFNLKEGMLWGYINDEGRAQIEPRYEYAEDFQKNGLAIVQRKNSSGLIDSSGRERVKPIYSFIAPFSEGRAVVSDAKGYTFIDEKGKEVTPARYDYLNSLHEGLALFSKQNTTGGPSLYGYVDAQGKEVLPAIYVDANDFMNGVALVKIKEGEYALIDPEGKVLYTYNHPFVGSPGDGLLSYQETENGKYGYLNTDGTVAIQPQFTSALPFSEGRAVVNTAENYGNAYGLIDKQGKMIIPAKYYEVLQLGEGRAAIGTPIFPSQPYRGSRYIIADAETGAILSNHTLLGVNNYQDGLASVYDAKETFFIDRTGKRAAQPPVIQGTGTLTLSGRLIRADIDQRTAYYDRQGKQIWRQNGVIPLRPPYSVVEKKYKPNRDYLVYYPVVEGIASAEVSREVNDKLRKLSLVEDPGSNGATQDFSYNGDFSVSFFRKNLLVLELTGYRYPFGAAHGMPTKIYTHTNVRNGRFYKLGDLFKPGSRYVEKLSKIVGKQIENDPEYSYVFPDTYKGITSDQPFFVDNEALYLYFAPYEIAPYSAGFPTFRIPYAEIMGLISTEGEFWQSFH